The Deltaproteobacteria bacterium DNA window GCCGAAGATCGCATGCAGATCGCGACCGCAGCCAGCGGCTATGCGCAACAGCCTCCTAGGCGTTTGTAGCGGACCGGCCCGCGGGCGTCCACCCCCGGCGGTCACCGCGCCGTGCGCGGCGGGTGCGGCGGCGCGATGCCGAGTTCGTCCAGACGCGCGATCACCTGCTGCAGGTCCTGCCACGCCTCGCGCTTCTTGTCGGGCGACCGCAGCAGGAACGCCGGGTGGAACGTCGGCATCACCGGGCGGCCGCGGAACGACTGCCAGCGGCCGCGCAGGCGGCTGATCGGTGCGCGCGTGCGCAACAGCAGGTGCGCCGCCGGGCGCCCGAGCGTGACGATCACCTTCGGATCGATCGCCTCGATCTGGCCGAACAGGAACGGCTCGCACGCCTCGATCTCGTCCGGCTCCGGGTCGCGGTTGTTCGGCGGGCGACACTTGACGACGTTCGCGATGTACACGCGGCTGCGCGTCCACCCCATCGCGGCGATCATCTTGTCGAGCAGCTGGCCGGCCGGGCCGACGAACGGCTCGCCGCGCCGGTCTTCCTCGGCGCCCGGCCCCTCGCCGACGAACATCAGCGGCGCGTTCGGATCGCCGACGCCGAACACGATGGTGCGCCGGCCCGCGTGCAGCTTGCAGCGCGTGCAGTCGCCGAGTTCGGCCCGCACCGCCGCCAGGCGCGCGGCGCGGTCGGTCCCGGCGGGCGCCGCCGCCGGGGCCGCGGCGTCGCCGAGCCCCGCGGGGGCCGGCGCATCCGCCGGCGCGCCGTCGCCGCCGGCGTCCGGCCGATGGCGCCGCGGCGCCGGCCCGGCCGGCGCCGACCACGCGCCGGTCCGCGCGCGCCACGCCAGGTGCGCGCGAAACCCGGTGACCAGGGCGCGCAGTTCGTCTGCCGGATCGCGGTCGGTCATGCCCTCGACCAGCTATAGCGGGCCGCGGCGCCCGGACGCAACCGCCGCGCCGGCGAAACGCGCGCGCCGCGGCTGCCGGCTACGGCTCGAACGCCACCGCGCCCAACGGCGTAAAGCCGTCCACCTCGACGCCCGGCAGCGCGATCGCGTCCAGCACGTCGCCGCCGGGACCGACGAGCGCGACCGTCACGTCGTAGGTTCCCCCGGCCAGCGGCCCGGTCCGCGCGATGC harbors:
- a CDS encoding uracil-DNA glycosylase, whose translation is MTDRDPADELRALVTGFRAHLAWRARTGAWSAPAGPAPRRHRPDAGGDGAPADAPAPAGLGDAAAPAAAPAGTDRAARLAAVRAELGDCTRCKLHAGRRTIVFGVGDPNAPLMFVGEGPGAEEDRRGEPFVGPAGQLLDKMIAAMGWTRSRVYIANVVKCRPPNNRDPEPDEIEACEPFLFGQIEAIDPKVIVTLGRPAAHLLLRTRAPISRLRGRWQSFRGRPVMPTFHPAFLLRSPDKKREAWQDLQQVIARLDELGIAPPHPPRTAR